In the Cololabis saira isolate AMF1-May2022 chromosome 7, fColSai1.1, whole genome shotgun sequence genome, one interval contains:
- the fgfbp1a gene encoding fibroblast growth factor-binding protein 1: MALLTNATVVLVLACLSHQLVLGGCQKSHGRRGGGDMERFQQRAGRQPKSVSAQPFKGKLVTKDKSECNWAATGEDLVILNVSCKKGDRSFSCEYSARPAVCPQYASNTELYWKQISRSLKKQKSLCRDNGALIKAGVCRKAAREAHFRIHVAQRRTASPYTPPFAARAVKSCQPANKKLAEEFCSNSWSSLCTFLFTAVKDYDC; this comes from the coding sequence ATGGCGCTCCTCACCAACGCCACCGTCGTCCTGGTCCTGGCTTGCCTTTCCCATCAGCTGGTTTTGGGCGGCTGTCAGAAGAGCCATGGGCGGAGGGGAGGAGGTGACATGGAAAGGTTTCAGCAAAGGGCTGGTCGCCAACCCAAATCTGTCTCTGCACAGCCATTTAAAGGCAAACTGGTCACCAAAGACAAGTCAGAGTGTAACTGGGCTGCAACAGGTGAGGACTTGGTCATCCTTAATGTCTCCTGCAAGAAGGGGGACCGAAGCTTCAGCTGCGAGTACTCTGCCAGACCAGCTGTTTGTCCCCAGTATGCCTCTAACACTGAACTCTACTGGAAGCAGATTTCTAGGTCACTAAAGAAGCAAAAGAGCCTGTGTCGGGACAATGGTGCATTGATAAAGGCAGGCGTGTGCAGAAAAGCTGCCAGAGAGGCTCATTTCAGGATCCATGTTGCACAGAGGAGAACTGCATCACCTTATACTCCACCTTTTGCTGCCAGAGCTGTCAAATCCTGTCAGCCTGCTAACAAGAAGCTGGCAGAGGAGTTCTGCAGCAACTCCTGGTCGAGCCTCTGCACCTTTCTTTTCACTGCGGTGAAGGATTATGACTGCTGA